ACGGCCCGAGGCCAGGGCTTCGAGGCGCAGGCGCAGGTCGGGCGGACCGAAGGAGCCGTCGGCGGGGCGCAGAATGTCGCGCTCCGTGAGCAGGGCCGCCAGGGCGCAGGCCGTAGCGCCCTGCCCGATTTCGCGGCCCCGCACCACCAGGTGCGCCAGGCGCGGAGCCAGGCCCAAGCCGGCCAGGGCGCGGCCGTGGGCGGTGGGCTGGCCAGTGGGCGTAAGGGCCTCGAGGCGTACCAGCAGGTCGCGGGCCTGAGCCAGGGCGGGGGCGGGCGGGGCATCGAGCCAGCGCAAAGAATTGGCGTCCTGGGTGCCCCACAAAGCCAGCTCCAGGGCCAGCGGGCTGAGGTCGGCGGTAAGAATTTCGGGGGCCAAGTGAGCGGGCAGGTCGTGGTGCTCGGCTTCGGTCCAGAGGCGGTAGCAGACGCCCGGCCCCAGGCGGCCGGCCCGGCCCCGGCGCTGGTCGGCGGCGGCCTGGCTTACGGGCTCGGTGCCCAGGGTAGTGAGGCCGGTGCGCGGCTCGAACCGCGGCACCCGCGCGTAGCCCCCATCCACCACCATGCGCACCCCTTCAATGGTAAGACTGGTTTCGGCAATGCTGGTAGCCAGCACCACCTTGCGGCGGCCGGTCGGGGCCGGGCGCAGGGCCGCATCCTGCTGCTCGGCGGGCAGCTCCCCGTGCAGCACGTGTACGTCGATGGTATCGGGCAAGGTAGACAACCGCTCGGCCACGCGGCGCTGGTCGGCCAGGCCGGGCAGAAACACCAGCACGTCGCCGGCGGGGTGCTGGGCCAGGGCTTCGCGGATGATGACGGGCGTGAGGTCCTGGAGCTTTTCGTGGGGCCGGCGCGAAGCCGCGGCGGCCCGTTGGGGGCTGAGGTAGTGCGTCTCCACCGGAAACATACGGCCCTGGCTGCGCACCACCGGCGCCCCTAGCCAAGCGCCCAGCCGGTCGGCGTCCAGCGTAGCCGACATGACGAGCAGGCGCAAATCGGGCCGCAGCACGTTTTGCGCGTCCAGGGCCAGGGCCAGGCCGAGGTCGGCTTGCAGGCTCCGCTCGTGAAACTCGTCGAACAGCACCGCCGCCACGCCTTCCAGGGCCGGGTCGTCCTGAAGCTGCCGGGTCAGAATCACCTCGGTCACCACCTCAATTCGCGTCTTGGCCGACACCTTGCTTTCCAGGCGCATCCGGTACCCGACGGTCTGGCCCACCGGCTCGCCGAGCAGCTGGGCCATGCGGGTAGCCGCCGCCCTTGCCGCCAGCCGCCGCGGCTCCAGCACCAGGATGCGGCCGTCCTGCCGCCAGGGCGCTTCGAGCAGGGCCAGCGGCACCACCGTGGTTTTGCCGGCGCCGGGCGGGGCCTCCAGCACGGCGGTGCTGTGGGTTACCAGCGTAGCCAGCAGCTGCGGCAGGGCTTCCTGGATGGGGAGGTTGGGAAGGAGCATTTCTTGTGGAGTTGAGTTTCTCGCAGAGGTGCGCCGAGGGATGCGCAGAGGTAAAAGGAGGTCGTTTCTCTGCTACCCTCTGCGCATCCCTCGGCGCACCTCTGCGAGAAAAAAATCTAATACACCGCCACCGACGGATCCACGCGCAGGCTCCAGGCGTGGATGCCGCCGCGAAGGTTCAGCAGGTTCTCCAGCCCTAGCCGGTGCTGCAAATACCCTAGGGCCTGCATGGAGCGCACCCCGTGGTGGCAGATGAGCACCGCGGGCCGGTCGGGGTCGATTTCCTCGGCGCGGCCGGGCAAATCGCCCAACGGAATCAGCTGGCTACCCTCGATGCGGCAGTAGTCAAACTCCTCGGGCTGGCGCACGTCAATGAGCTGAAGGTCGTCGCCGCGCTGCAAGCGGGCGTGCAGTTCTTCGGGGGTGAGTTCGGGGAGCATGGGCTGAGGCGGATGAAGCTAGAAGAAGCCGCAAAAATAACCGGGGCTTGCTACCTTCGGCGCGGCTTCAACGGCCTGTGTTTACTTCATGACGTTTCCTGACCTCTGGACGGCCATCCGGGCCACTGACCCCGTAGAAGCCGCCGGCGTGCTGACGGGCATAGCCTGCGTGTGGCTGGCGGCCCGCAACTCCGTCTGGAACTTCCCGGTGGCTTTGGTCAGCTGCGGGCTTTACGTATTCATCTTCGGGCGGGCCCGCCTGTATTCCGACGTGGGCTTGCAGTTCGTTTTCATCGGCCTGAGCCTGTACGGCTGGTACCAGTGGCTGCACGGCGGCGCTCAGCGGCCGGAGCTGCCCGTGTCGCGCACCGGGCGGCGGGAGTGGTTGGGGCTGGGAGTCTTGGGCGCGGTGTACGCCCTGGGAGCCGGTTTCCTGTTTCAAACTTACACCGATGCCGCCCTGCCGTACTGGGACACCACCACTACGGCCGTCAGCATCGTGGCGCAGGTGCTGCTGGCCCGCAAGAAGCTGGAAAACTGGCTGCTGTGGCTGGCCGTGGATGTGGCCTACGTGGGCATGTACTGGCACCGGGAGCTGTACCTGACCAGTGGCCTGTACGCCGTGTACCTGGGGCTGGCGGCCTACGGCTACTACGAGTGGCGCCAGCTGCTGCGCCGGCAGCAGGAGCAGACCATCAATCATCCGCAGGCTGCCTGATGCTGCGCGTAGCCCTCACCGGCCCCGAATCCACGGGCAAGTCCACGCTGAGCCGCCGGCTGGCCGCGCACTACCGCACCGCCTGGGCCCCGGAGTATGCCCGCCAGTACCTGGAGGAGCGCGGCCCCCGCTACACCCTGCCCGACCTGGAGGAAATTGCCCGCGGCCAGCTCCGCCACGAAGCCGCCGCCGAGCAGGAAGCCCGCCACCGGGGCCGGCCGGTCGTCTTTTTCGATACCGATTTGCTGGTGATACAAATCTGGGCCGAGCACGCTTTCGGAGAGTGTCCCGCCTGGATTGCCCGGCACGTGCAGGAGCACCGCTACGACCTGACCCTGCTGCTGCACGTAGATGTGCCCTGGGAGCCCGACCCTCTGCGCGAACATCCCCACCAGCGCGACTACTTCTTCCGCCTCTACCAGCAGCGCCTGCACGAGTTGGGCGGCCCCGTGGCCGAAATCAGCGGCCCACCCGCCCAGCGCCTGGCCCAGGCCGTGGCAGCGGTGGAAGGGGTGATGGGATGGTGAGGTGACAGGTGACAAGTGACACGTAACAGGTAGCACGTTGGTCATGCTGAGCTTGTCGAAGCATCTCTACCGAGGGTAACTCTCATCATGTGCAGACGAAGCAGGAGAGATGCTTCGACAAGCTCAGCATGACGGGCTACTTGTCCTCTGTCACTTGTTACCTGTCACCTGTTACCTCATCACTTTCTCTCCTAAATCCACCCATGACCTACACCTTAGAAAACGAAGAATGCCGCGTGGCGGTGAATTCTCATGGCGCCGAGCTGAGCAGCTTCATTCGCAAAGACCTGGATGGCGGCCTGGAGTACATCTGGTCGGCCGACCCGGCCGTGTGGGCCCGCCACGCCCCGGTGCTGTTCCCCATCGTGGGGCGCCTGCCCCAGGACCAGTACACGCATCAGGGCCAGACGTACAGCCTCGGTCAGCACGGCTTTGCCCGCGACCGGGAGTTTCAGTTGGTGCGCCAAACGGCTGCCGAGCTGGTGCTGGAGCTGCGCGACGACGAGCTGACGCGGGCCGTATTTCCGTTCGGGTTTCGGCTGCTGATCAGCTACCGCCTAGCCGGCCATCAGCTCACCATCGGCTGGGAAGTGCAAAACACTGGCGCCGAGGAGCTACTGTTCAGCATCGGCGCCCACCCGGCTTTCCGCTGCCCCCTGCTGCCGGGCGAAACGTTCGAGGACTACCTGTTCGAGTTCGACCACCCTGTATCCCTAGAGCGCCACCTGCTGGAAGGCGGACTGCTAACGGGCCGCACCGAGCCGGTGCTGCGTGAGCAAACCGCGCTGCCGCTCACGTATGAGCTGTTTGCGCAGGATGCGCTGGTATTTAAGCACTTCGACTTCACGCACATTACCCTGCGCAGCCGCCGCTCGGGCCGGTCGGTGCGGGTGCGCTTCGATGGGTTTCCCTACCTGGGCCTCTGGACCAAGGGTTCTGGGGCGCCGTTTGTGTGCATCGAGCCCTGGCACGGCATTGCCAGCGCCGTGAGCGGCTCCGGCGAGCTGGCCGACAAAGAAGGTATTCTCACGCTAAGGCCATCTGGCCAGTTTATTTCTTCGTATAGCGTCACCGTTGCTTAATTTTGCGGTCCGATGACCTCCTCTACTACCTCGCCCATCCTGATCCGCCCCATCAGCGCCGCCGACACCTACCCGCTCCGCCACCAAGTGCTGTGGCCGCAGGAGTCGATTGAGTACGTCCGGCTGAATTCCGACGAGCAAGGCTACCACTTCGGGGCCTTCCGCAACGCCAAGCTGGTGTCGGTAATTTCCCTGTTTATTGACGGCAACGTGGCCCGCTTCCGCAAGTTTGCCACCCGCCCCGACTGCCAGGGCCAGGGCATCGGCTCCCAACTGTTCCGGCACGTGCTGGCCTTTGCCCGCGAAAAAGGCGTCCGGCGCATCTGGTGCGACGCCCGCGCCGTGAATGAAGCCTTCTACCGCGCCTTCGGCCTGGAGCCCGAAGGCAACCGCTTCTACCGCGGCACCATCCCCTACATCCGCATGGCGCGGGAGTTGGTGTAGCGGTTAGAGGCGAGATATGAGAAGTGAGAAGTGAGAGGTGAGACAATAGAACGGCAGCCCCAGCGGGGCGACATGTCGGTAGAAATCAGCGGGTGAAGATGATGCAAAGCCCCAGCGGGGCGGCACCTATCGTTTGCAGATGATGGTGTCGCCCCACTGGGGCTCTGTTGTTCTCACGACTTCGACGGGCTACCGACATGTCGCCCCGCTGGGGCTGCCGGTCTATTGTCTCACTTCTCACCTCTCACTTCTCACCTCTCACCTCTCACTTCTCACCTCTCACTTCTCACCTCTCATATCTCGCCTCTAACCGCTACACTTCCACTCGTGGGCGGTTGTAGTCGGGCTCCCAATCGTTGATGGGGCGGGAGATGCCGGGAGGGAGGTCCAAGTCGGGAAGGCCGTCGTCGAGCGGTTCGCCACCGTCGTCGTCGTTGTCGGGGGCGGGGGGATGCCGAAACCGCCGGCGCGGCAGCACTAGCAGCAGCGTGACCAAGGCAAGCACCACAAGTAAGTATACAAGGCTGGTCATGGCAGCAGAATGAGCTTGGATACAATGGAAAAACAAGCCAGCAGGCGGTAAAAGCAAAACGAGCCGGTGACTGGAGTTGTTTGCTCGACCAGGGTTTCGGGCGTCA
This region of Hymenobacter sp. YIM 151500-1 genomic DNA includes:
- a CDS encoding ATP-binding protein, with the protein product MLRVALTGPESTGKSTLSRRLAAHYRTAWAPEYARQYLEERGPRYTLPDLEEIARGQLRHEAAAEQEARHRGRPVVFFDTDLLVIQIWAEHAFGECPAWIARHVQEHRYDLTLLLHVDVPWEPDPLREHPHQRDYFFRLYQQRLHELGGPVAEISGPPAQRLAQAVAAVEGVMGW
- a CDS encoding aldose 1-epimerase family protein, with amino-acid sequence MTYTLENEECRVAVNSHGAELSSFIRKDLDGGLEYIWSADPAVWARHAPVLFPIVGRLPQDQYTHQGQTYSLGQHGFARDREFQLVRQTAAELVLELRDDELTRAVFPFGFRLLISYRLAGHQLTIGWEVQNTGAEELLFSIGAHPAFRCPLLPGETFEDYLFEFDHPVSLERHLLEGGLLTGRTEPVLREQTALPLTYELFAQDALVFKHFDFTHITLRSRRSGRSVRVRFDGFPYLGLWTKGSGAPFVCIEPWHGIASAVSGSGELADKEGILTLRPSGQFISSYSVTVA
- a CDS encoding GNAT family N-acetyltransferase → MTSSTTSPILIRPISAADTYPLRHQVLWPQESIEYVRLNSDEQGYHFGAFRNAKLVSVISLFIDGNVARFRKFATRPDCQGQGIGSQLFRHVLAFAREKGVRRIWCDARAVNEAFYRAFGLEPEGNRFYRGTIPYIRMARELV
- a CDS encoding rhodanese-like domain-containing protein, whose translation is MLPELTPEELHARLQRGDDLQLIDVRQPEEFDYCRIEGSQLIPLGDLPGRAEEIDPDRPAVLICHHGVRSMQALGYLQHRLGLENLLNLRGGIHAWSLRVDPSVAVY
- the pnuC gene encoding nicotinamide riboside transporter PnuC, yielding MTFPDLWTAIRATDPVEAAGVLTGIACVWLAARNSVWNFPVALVSCGLYVFIFGRARLYSDVGLQFVFIGLSLYGWYQWLHGGAQRPELPVSRTGRREWLGLGVLGAVYALGAGFLFQTYTDAALPYWDTTTTAVSIVAQVLLARKKLENWLLWLAVDVAYVGMYWHRELYLTSGLYAVYLGLAAYGYYEWRQLLRRQQEQTINHPQAA
- the hrpB gene encoding ATP-dependent helicase HrpB, which codes for MLLPNLPIQEALPQLLATLVTHSTAVLEAPPGAGKTTVVPLALLEAPWRQDGRILVLEPRRLAARAAATRMAQLLGEPVGQTVGYRMRLESKVSAKTRIEVVTEVILTRQLQDDPALEGVAAVLFDEFHERSLQADLGLALALDAQNVLRPDLRLLVMSATLDADRLGAWLGAPVVRSQGRMFPVETHYLSPQRAAAASRRPHEKLQDLTPVIIREALAQHPAGDVLVFLPGLADQRRVAERLSTLPDTIDVHVLHGELPAEQQDAALRPAPTGRRKVVLATSIAETSLTIEGVRMVVDGGYARVPRFEPRTGLTTLGTEPVSQAAADQRRGRAGRLGPGVCYRLWTEAEHHDLPAHLAPEILTADLSPLALELALWGTQDANSLRWLDAPPAPALAQARDLLVRLEALTPTGQPTAHGRALAGLGLAPRLAHLVVRGREIGQGATACALAALLTERDILRPADGSFGPPDLRLRLEALASGRAPLPGLVPDAAGVRRVREAAAVLRSRAGVAGGTLEPDVAGLLAALAYPDRLAQRETPERVRLVSGQRATLPAEFFSQQDMFFAVAALDGLAAQPRAGLAAPLSRAELEEHFAGQIEGRDEVRWDEAAGRVTARRLRRLGALLLADTALPSPDADAVTAALLDAIRAAGIGRLPWSEAATQLRQRLAFLHYTFPEADTWPDVSDEALLAALPEWLAPHLGGVRSWTELGRVDLGEALLGLLPGGWAQRQELDRLAPSHLEVPTGSRIRLDYQDPAAPVLAVRLQEVFGLLDTPTVAGGRVPLTLHLLSPGYRPAQVTRDLRSFWTSSYFAVRKDLRGRYPKHHWPENPLEAQPIRGTKKQNGL